Proteins from a genomic interval of Oncorhynchus mykiss isolate Arlee chromosome 21, USDA_OmykA_1.1, whole genome shotgun sequence:
- the LOC110500755 gene encoding protocadherin-7 isoform X3 — protein sequence MRTTGAVDYLCYSILILQLLNQPAAKQVLRYRLAEEGPADVRVGNVAVDLGIVAGSGEVTFTLESGSDFFKIDNITGELTTNERRIDREKLQQCQMIFDENECFIDFEVSVIGPAQSWVDLFEGKVIILDINDNTPSFPSPVLTLSVEENRPIGTLYLLPTATDRDFGRNGIERYELIQDSGESSRRLGSSSGGRGADRRFDEGAGRSSVFELQVADTTDGEKQPQLIIKGALDREQRDSYELTLRVRDGGDPPRSSQAILRVMITDVNDNSPRFEKAVYEADLPENSSPGAPILQLKAADADVGVNGQIEYVFGAATESVRRLLRLDESSGWLSVLHRIDREEVSQLRFTVMARDRGQPPKMDKATVVLNIKDENDNVPAIEIRKIGRIFLKDGVANVAEDVVVDTPIALVQVSDRDQGENGIVTCTVVGDVPFQLKPASEIEGEMNKKKYFLHTSAPLDYEATQEYNVVIVAVDSGSPSLASNNSLIVKVGDFNDNPPIFSQNVVEVSFPENNAPGERVTTVQAIDADSGKNAEIAYSLDSSVNGIFSINADNGDIRVNTILDREQTERYQFKVIAKDKGMPILQGSATVVVLVADKNDNEPKFMQDVFTFYVKENLTPNSPVGMVTVIDADKGQNAEMSLFIEEEEEIFSIENDTGTIFSTMSFDREQKTTYTFRVKAVDSGDPPRSATATVSLFVMDENDNPPTVTFPINSSYTLLPPSSNVRTVVRTVMATDTDTGINADLNYSIVGGNPFKLFEIDGGSGVISLVGKLEQKHYGLHRLVVQVNDSGQPSQSTTTMVHVYVNETLSNSTIVEAQVAKSLGTPLNTNIAGDPNYDLGKQRLSIVIGVVSGIMTVILIILIVVMARYCRPKNKNGYEAGKKDHEDFFTPQQHDKGKKPKKNKKNKQPLYSSIVTVEASKPNGQRYDGVNEKLTDSPGMGRYRSVNGGPGSPDLARHYKSSSPLPTVQLHPQSPTAGKKHQAVQDLPPANTFVGTGDNISLGSDHCSEYSSQTINKYNKQTPGPCLT from the coding sequence ATGAGGACTACTGGCGCAGTGGACTATTTATGCTACAGTATACTCATCCTGCAGCTGCTGAATCAGCCTGCTGCTAAGCAAGTGCTCCGATATCGCTTGGCTGAGGAGGGACCCGCGGATGTCAGAGTAGGGAACGTAGCCGTGGACCTCGGAATCGTTGCCGGGTCTGGCGAGGTGACATTTACCCTCGAGTCCGGATCTGATTTTTTCAAAATAGATAATATAACAGGCGAGCTGACCACCAATGAACGGCGGATAGACCGTGAAAAATTACAGCAGTGTCAAATGATATTTGATGAAAACGAGTGTTTCATAGATTTTGAAGTGTCAGTAATTGGACCGGCGCAGAGCTGGGTTGACCTGTTCGAGGGGAAAGTCATTATTTTAGATATAAATGATAACACCCCGTCTTTCCCATCTCCCGTGCTGACCCTATCGGTGGAGGAGAACAGGCCGATTGGCACTCTCTATCTCCTACCCACGGCCACCGACAGAGATTTCGGTAGGAACGGAATTGAGAGATATGAGCTTATTCAAGACAGCGGGGAGAGCTCCAGGCGCCTGGGCTCAAGCTCAGGTGGTCGCGGAGCTGACAGGAGATTCGACGAGGGGGCAGGCAGGAGCAGCGTCTTTGAACTGCAAGTTGCTGACACAACCGACGGGGAGAAGCAGCCGCAGCTCATCATTAAAGGGGCACTGGACAGGGAGCAGAGGGACTCTTATGAGCTCACCCTGCGTGTTAGGGATGGGGGCGACCCCCCACGCTCTTCCCAGGCCATCCTGAGGGTGATGATCACTGATGTGAATGACAACAGCCCCCGCTTTGAGAAGGCTGTGTATGAAGCTGACCTGCcggagaacagctcccctggtgCCCCCATTCTGCAGCTGAAAGCAGCTGACGCAGACGTTGGGGTGAACGGTCAGATTGAGTACGTATTCGGCGCAGCCACAGAGTCAGTCCGTAGGCTATTGAGGCTGGATGAGAGCTCTGGGTGGCTGAGCGTGCTCCATCGTATTGACCGCGAGGAGGTGAGCCAACTGCGCTTCACTGTGATGGCGAGGGACCGAGGCCAGCCGCCCAAAATGGACAAGGCCACCGTGGTTCTCAACATCAAGGATGAGAACGACAACGTGCCAGCTATCGAGATTCGTAAGATCGGACGCATCTTCCTGAAGGATGGAGTGGCCAACGTGGCTGAGGATGTAGTGGTGGACACGCCTATAGCTTTGGTCCAGGTGTCAGACCGCGACCAGGGGGAGAACGGTATCGTGACCTGCACCGTGGTGGGTGACGTGCCCTTCCAGCTCAAACCGGCCAGTGAGATTGAGGGTGAGATGAATAAGAAGAAATACTTCCTCCATACGTCAGCGCCGCTGGACTACGAGGCCACACAGGAGTACAACGTGGTCATCGTGGCGGTGGACTCAGGAAGCCCTAGCCTGGCCAGTAATAACTCGCTCATCGTAAAGGTGGGCGACTTCAACGACAACCCACCCATCTTTAGCCAGAACGTGGTGGAGGTGTCCTTTCCAGAAAACAATGCCCCCGGCGAGAGGGTGACCACTGTACAGGCCATAGATGCTGATAGTGGCAAGAACGCGGAAATCGCCTACTCCCTCGACTCCTCTGTGAATGGGATATTCTCCATTAATGCCGACAACGGTGACATCAGAGTAAACACCATTCTGGACAGAGAACAAACAGAGAGGTACCAGTTCAAAGTAATAGCTAAAGATAAGGGCATGCCCATACTCCAGGGGTCAGCCACTGTGGTAGTCTTAGTGGCTGATAAGAATGACAATGAGCCTAAATTCATGCAGGATGTGTTCACCTTCTACGTCAAAGAGAACCTTACACCCAACAGCCCTGTTGGCATGGTGACCGTCATTGACGCCGACAAAGGCCAGAACGCAGAAATGAGCCTCTTCatcgaggaagaggaggagatctTCTCCATTGAGAACGACACAGGAACCATTTTCTCCACCATGTCGTTTGACCGCGAGCAGAAAACCACCTACACGTTCCGGGTCAAGGCTGTGGACAGCGGAGACCCACCTAGATCAGCTACTGCCACCGTGTCACTCTTCGTGATGGACGAGAATGACAACCCGCCGACCGTTACCTTCCCCATCAATAGCTCATACACCCTCCTACCCCCCTCCAGCAATGTTAGGACTGTAGTACGAACTGTCATGGCCACCGATACCGACACAGGGATCAACGCTGACCTAAACTACAGTATCGTCGGGGGCAACCCTTTCAAACTGTTTGAGATCGACGGGGGAAGTGGGGTCATCTCACTGGTGGGGAAACTGGAGCAGAAACACTATGGCCTCCACAGACTGGTGGTTCAGGTGAACGACAGTGGCCAGCCCTCGCAGAGCACCACCACCATGGTGCACGTCTATGTCAACGAGACCCTCTCCAACTCCACCATCGTTGAGGCCCAGGTGGCTAAGAGCCTGGGCACTCCGCTCAATACCAACATCGCCGGTGACCCCAACTACGACCTGGGCAAGCAGCGGCTGAGCATTGTCATCGGCGTGGTGTCGGGCATCATGACGGTaatcctcatcatcctcatcgTGGTCATGGCTCGCTACTGCCGCCCCAAGAACAAGAATGGCTACGAGGCGGGCAAGAAGGACCACGAGGACTTCTTCACCCCTCAGCAGCATGACAAGGGCAAGAAGCccaagaagaacaagaagaacaaaCAGCCGTTGTACAGCAGCATTGTCACCGTCGAGGCCTCCAAGCCCAACGGCCAGCGCTACGACGGCGTCAATGAGAAGCTGACCGACAGCCCCGGGATGGGCAGGTACCGCTCCGTTAACGGAGGGCCCGGAAGCCCGGATTTGGCCCGGCACTACAAGTCCAGCTCGCCACTGCCCACGGTCCAGCTCCACCCCCAGTCGCCCACGGCCGGGAAAAAGCATCAGGCTGTTCAGGACCTGCCCCCTGCCAACACCTTCGTTGGCACCGGAGATAACATTTCCCTTGGATCTGACCACTGCTCCGAGTACAGCAGTCAAACCATCAACAAGTACAACAAACAG